One genomic region from Nymphaea colorata isolate Beijing-Zhang1983 chromosome 10, ASM883128v2, whole genome shotgun sequence encodes:
- the LOC116261863 gene encoding peroxidase 1-like, whose amino-acid sequence MDVKSSLLLLLLLPLLLLLPSSHATLTVGFYNTSCPSAESIVRSAVAAAVSANPGIAAGLIRMHFHDCFVRGCDASVILRNASGGERDAGPNASLRGFEVIDAAKAQLEAACPNTVSCADVLAFAARDSAALVGNISYQIPSGRRDGLISSASEVDLPPPNADLTELIRRFADKNLTELDMVTLSGAHSIGVAGCGSFNFRLFNFSNTSQVDPTLDPTYAAFLRTRCPNDTATGTVNMDSITPNVLDNNYYVGLTRNLGLFSSDQTLLTTNTSNAMVMENVNNPSRWASLFAQSMVKMGAIDVLTGTQGQIRRNCSVVNPTTVDLLLPKSTETSQVASS is encoded by the exons ATGGATGTCAagtcctccctcctcctcctcctcctcctccctcttctgcTGCTTCTCCCTTCCAGCCACGCCACTCTCACAGTCGGTTTCTACAACACCTCATGCCCATCCGCGGAGAGCATCGTCAGGTCCGCCGTCGCAGCAGCCGTGAGTGCAAACCCCGGCATTGCGGCCGGCTTGATCCGCATGCATTTCCACGACTGCTTTGTCAGG GGCTGCGATGCCTCAGTCATTCTGAGAAACGCCAGTGGGGGGGAGCGGGACGCCGGCCCGAATGCGAGCCTCCGTGGGTTCGAAGTCATTGACGCGGCCAAAGCCCAGCTCGAGGCAGCGTGCCCCAACACGGTCTCCTGCGCCGACGTCCTTGCCTTTGCAGCCCGCGACAGTGCGGCACTCGTCGGGAACATCAGCTACCAGATCCCGTCCGGCCGGCGTGACGGACTCATCTCCAGCGCGTCGGAGGTGGACCTACCCCCGCCGAATGCCGACTTGACTGAGCTCATCCGCAGGTTCGCCGATAAGAACTTGACGGAGCTGGATATGGTGACCTTGTCGGGAGCCCACTCGATCGGGGTGGCCGGCTGTGGGTCCTTCAACTTCCGGCTCTTCAACTTCAGCAACACCAGCCAAGTTGACCCAACGCTGGACCCCACCTACGCGGCCTTCCTCCGCACTCGGTGCCCCAACGACACCGCCACGGGCACAGTCAACATGGACAGCATCACGCCCAATGTGCTGGACAACAACTACTACGTGGGGCTAACCAGGAACCTGGGCCTCTTCTCCTCTGACCAGACCCTCCTCACCACCAACACCTCCAATGCAATG GTGATGGAGAATGTAAACAACCCGTCTAGGTGGGCAAGCCTCTTTGCTCAGTCCATGGTGAAGATGGGCGCCATTGACGTGCTCACAGGAACACAGGGACAGATCAGGAGGAACTGCAGCGTCGTCAACCCGACCACTGTTGATCTCCTTCTTCCAAAGTCTACAGAGACTTCTCAAGTTGCCAGCAGCTAA
- the LOC116263161 gene encoding probable beta-D-xylosidase 5: MSSFPFCDKSLPFPVRAKDLIDRMTLDEKVAQLGNTAQGVQRLGLPMYEWWSEALHGVSNVGPGTRFDNQTVPGATSFPNVILTAAAFNETLWKVIGQAVSTEARAMHNVGLAGLTYWSPNINVVRDPRWGRTLETPGEDPFVVGRYAVNYVRGLQDVEGAEQTEDPNSRPLKVSACCKHYAAYDVDNWMGVDRYHFDARVTEQDMVETFQRPFEMCVKDGDVSSVMCSYNRINGIPACADPKLLSQTIRGEWDLHGYIVSDCDSIEVMLHGHKFLQDTEEDAIAQALAAGLDLDCGSYYPKFGKSTVLKGRTRESIIDKSLMNLYVVLMRLGFFDGNPLYNSLGMADVCSNEHIELAREAAREGIVLLKNNNTLPLISSKIRSLAVVGPHANATTVMIGNYAGIPCGYSSPLDALSRYGKVRYATGCADVICRNESLIFPAMMAAKHSDATLIFAGLDLTVEAESLDRIDLLLPGYQTQMINQVAEEAKGPVILVILSAGGVDITFAKDNPKISAILWAGYPGEQGGSAIADVVFGHYNPGGRLPVTWYNADYVDLLPMTSLKLRPVDELGYPGRTYKFFNGSTVYPFGYGLSYTTFNYTILSATRVLKVAMEPHQQCRTVSYDPDVAVPPCPAVLVDESSCKEEIDIQVQVENSGQRDGTIVVLVYSVPPKEILDTYIKQLVGFQRVFVPAASSKTAKFSLNACRSLGIVDGHANRILPSGQHTIIIGNDDESVSFPLNLTFHY, translated from the exons ATGAGCAGCTTCCCCTTCTGTGATAAGTCATTGCCTTTCCCTGTTCGAGCTAAGGACTTGATAGACCGGATGACACTGGATGAGAAGGTGGCTCAGCTGGGCAATACTGCTCAAGGTGTGCAGAGACTAGGCCTGCCCATGTATGAATGGTGGTCCGAGGCTCTGCATGGCGTGTCGAACGTCGGTCCGGGGACTCGGTTCGACAATCAAACAGTGCCTGGTGCCACTAGCTTCCCCAATGTCATTCTCACTGCTGCTGCCTTCAATGAAACCTTGTGGAAAGTCATTGGTCAG GCTGTTTCCACCGAGGCTAGAGCCATGCATAATGTGGGTTTAGCCGGCCTGACCTACTGGAGCCCAAACATCAACGTTGTTAGGGACCCTCGTTGGGGACGGACGCTTGAGACACCTGGTGAAGATCCATTTGTGGTGGGTCGCTATGCCGTTAACTATGTCAGAGGCTTGCAAGATGTTGAGGGGGCAGAGCAGACTGAGGATCCCAATTCTAGGCCACTCAAAGTTTCAGCATGCTGCAAGCACTATGCTGCATATGACGTTGATAATTGGATGGGTGTTGATCGCTACCACTTTGATGCTAGG GTGACTGAGCAAGATATGGTAGAGACCTTCCAACGCCCATTTGAGATGTGTGTGAAGGACGGAGACGTTAGCAGTGTGATGTGCTCCTACAACAGAATTAATGGCATCCCAGCATGTGCTGACCCGAAGCTTCTCTCTCAGACTATTAGGGGTGAATGGGATCTTCATGG ATACATCGTCTCTGATTGTGATTCAATAGAGGTCATGCTCCATGGCCACAAGTTCCTCCAAGATACAGAGGAGGATGCCATTGCCCAAGCTCTTGCCGCAG GTCTTGACCTTGATTGTGGATCATACTACCCAAAATTTGGCAAGTCTACGGTGTTGAAGGGCAGAACAAGGGAATCAATCATAGACAAGTCACTGATGAATCTATATGTGGTTTTGATGAGGCTTGGCTTCTTTGATGGCAACCCTCTGTACAATTCACTTGGCATGGCTGATGTCTGCAGCAATGAGCACATTGAGTTGGCAAGAGAAGCAGCTAGGGAGGGCATAGTCCTACTCAAGAACAACAACACATTGCCTCTGATTTCTAGCAAGATCAGGAGCCTGGCCGTTGTTGGTCCACATGCCAACGCCACAACAGTTATGATCGGCAACTATGCCGGCATCCCCTGCGGATACTCATCTCCTTTAGATGCCTTATCCAGATACGGTAAGGTTCGGTATGCAACAGGATGCGCTGATGTTATCTGCAGAAACGAGAGCCTCATCTTCCCGGCCATGATGGCAGCCAAGCACTCTGATGCAACACTCATTTTTGCTGGTTTGGACCTCACTGTTGAAGCTGAGAGCCTGGACAGAATTGACCTCCTCCTTCCAGGATATCAAACCCAGATGATCAATCAGGTTGCAGAAGAAGCCAAGGGCCCTGTGATCTTGGTAATCCTTTCTGCAGGAGGTGTTGATATCACTTTTGCTAAGGATAATCCTAAGATCTCTGCCATTCTCTGGGCTGGATATCCTGGTGAACAAGGTGGCAGTGCTATTGCTGATGTTGTCTTCGGACACTACAATCCAG GCGGTCGATTGCCGGTAACATGGTACAATGCTGATTATGTTGACCTGCTTCCAATGACATCTTTGAAATTGAGGCCGGTCGATGAGCTCGGTTATCCAGGAAGAACTTACAAGTTCTTCAATGGCTCCACTGTATATCCATTTGGGTATGGTCTTAGCTACACCACATTCAACTACACCATCCTTTCTGCAACGAGAGTCCTGAAAGTTGCAATGGAGCCACACCAGCAATGCAGAACAGTGAGTTATGATCCGGACGTAGCAGTCCCACCCTGTCCTGCTGTACTCGTCGACGAGTCGAGTTGCAAAGAAGAAATCGACATCCAAGTGCAGGTGGAGAACTCTGGCCAAAGAGATGGAACTATTGTGGTGCTGGTCTACTCTGTGCCTCCTAAGGAGATCTTGGATACTTACATCAAGCAATTGGTTGGATTCCAGAGAGTTTTTGTCCCTGCCGCTAGCAGCAAGACTGCCAAGTTCAGTCTTAACGCCTGCCGCAGTCTGGGGATCGTTGATGGCCATGCAAACAGAATTTTGCCGTCGGGACAACATACTATCATCATTGGCAATGATGATGAATCTGTGTCTTTCCCTCTTAATCTCACATTCCATTACTAA